Proteins encoded by one window of Sulfurospirillum barnesii SES-3:
- a CDS encoding DUF4198 domain-containing protein — MASIVCASSLFAHFQTVMTDKSVIEQGSSPKVAVQYEFTHPFEQNSMNMEKPKEAGVFAEGKKTSLLSSFKEVKKGAMTSWTSEYTIKEPGVYQFYVDPVPYFEPAEEKFIRHQTKTIVDAFGSGEGWDKPIGLKAEIIPLSRPYSLYAGNLFSAQVLYKGKPVANAEVEVEFYNTKGLKAPNEMYVTQVYKADQNGVFHVALPQEGWWGFAALMDDDEKIKKEGKSYPVELGAVLWLKTEAMK, encoded by the coding sequence TTGGCTTCCATTGTATGCGCATCGTCTTTGTTTGCACATTTTCAAACAGTGATGACAGACAAATCTGTGATCGAGCAAGGTAGTAGCCCAAAAGTAGCGGTTCAGTATGAATTTACCCATCCCTTTGAACAAAACAGTATGAATATGGAAAAGCCTAAAGAGGCAGGCGTTTTTGCTGAGGGCAAAAAAACATCGCTTCTGTCTTCCTTTAAAGAGGTCAAAAAAGGCGCAATGACATCATGGACAAGTGAATACACGATTAAAGAACCAGGTGTATACCAATTCTATGTCGATCCTGTGCCGTATTTTGAGCCTGCTGAGGAGAAATTTATCCGCCATCAAACCAAAACGATTGTGGATGCGTTTGGTTCAGGCGAGGGTTGGGATAAACCCATTGGTCTTAAAGCAGAAATCATCCCACTTTCTCGCCCTTATTCACTCTATGCAGGCAATCTGTTTAGCGCCCAAGTGCTTTACAAAGGCAAACCCGTTGCGAATGCCGAAGTTGAAGTAGAATTCTACAACACAAAAGGGCTCAAAGCGCCCAATGAAATGTACGTTACGCAAGTGTACAAAGCCGATCAAAATGGCGTCTTTCATGTGGCACTCCCTCAAGAAGGCTGGTGGGGATTTGCAGCATTAATGGATGATGATGAAAAGATCAAAAAAGAGGGTAAAAGTTACCCTGTCGAATTGGGTGCTGTGCTGTGGCTCAAAACGGAGGCGATGAAATAA